A section of the Posidoniimonas corsicana genome encodes:
- a CDS encoding alpha/beta hydrolase yields the protein MNRLTTMPSLPAIKLAFTATTQRPAEDRVQLYEPVGEESPIATFVPQNYERNYAYPLVVWLHGQDQNECDLPHVMRHVSTRNYLAVAPRGAEPSDEVEGGYAWSDTPDGVEAATERAFDAIEQVTSRFKVHDGRVFLAGVGAGGTLAARLALRHPGSFAGVATFDGALPTGNAPLGRVNELRTLPILLAGSRESESYPEEQLCSDLRLLHSAGATVSVRQYPGGDDLTTAMLADFDRWMMEIVCGAAANV from the coding sequence ATGAACCGACTCACCACCATGCCTTCTCTGCCCGCCATCAAGCTTGCGTTCACCGCCACGACGCAGCGTCCCGCCGAGGACCGGGTCCAGCTGTACGAGCCGGTTGGCGAGGAATCGCCGATCGCGACCTTCGTCCCCCAGAACTACGAACGCAACTACGCCTACCCGCTGGTCGTGTGGCTGCACGGCCAGGACCAGAACGAGTGCGACCTGCCGCACGTGATGCGGCACGTCAGCACCCGCAACTACCTGGCGGTCGCCCCCCGGGGCGCCGAGCCGAGCGACGAGGTGGAGGGCGGCTACGCCTGGTCCGACACGCCGGACGGCGTCGAGGCCGCCACCGAGCGTGCGTTCGACGCGATCGAGCAAGTTACCTCGCGCTTCAAGGTCCACGACGGCCGCGTCTTCCTGGCGGGCGTCGGCGCCGGCGGCACGCTAGCCGCGCGGCTCGCGCTGCGTCACCCCGGCTCGTTCGCAGGGGTCGCGACCTTCGACGGCGCCCTGCCGACCGGCAACGCCCCGCTGGGCCGCGTCAACGAGCTGCGCACGCTCCCCATCCTGCTGGCCGGCAGCCGCGAGAGCGAGTCGTACCCCGAGGAGCAGCTCTGCTCCGACCTGCGGCTCTTACACTCCGCCGGCGCGACCGTGAGCGTCCGCCAGTACCCCGGCGGCGACGACCTCACCACCGCCATGCTGGCCGACTTCGACCGCTGGATGATGGAGATCGTTTGCGGGGCTGCGGCCAACGTGTAG
- the mdh gene encoding malate dehydrogenase — protein sequence MKRAKITIVGAGNVGATCAHWCAAAELGDIVLLDIPGDFADMPRGKALDLMQASPIFGFDSNVVGTNDYADTAGSDVVVITAGIPRKPGMSRDDLLATNAKIMTSVCEQVKATSPDAVVIVVSNPLDAMVQQAQKVTGFPHQRVIGQAGVLDTARYRTFLAMELGVSVEDISALLMGGHGDTMVPMPSCTSVGGIPVTQLIDPKRLDEIVDRARKGGAEIVGLLKTGSAYYAPAGATAQMVEAIIRDKKRLIPCAAYCDKEYGVGGFYVGVPVVLGTGGVEKIVELELTDTEKAAFQKSVDAVKELVETMATLV from the coding sequence ATGAAACGAGCGAAGATCACCATTGTTGGCGCTGGCAATGTAGGCGCCACCTGTGCCCACTGGTGCGCCGCCGCCGAGTTGGGGGACATCGTGCTGTTGGACATCCCTGGCGACTTCGCCGACATGCCCCGTGGAAAGGCGTTGGACCTGATGCAGGCGTCGCCGATCTTCGGCTTCGACTCCAACGTGGTGGGCACCAACGACTACGCCGACACCGCCGGCAGCGACGTCGTGGTCATCACGGCCGGCATCCCCCGCAAGCCCGGCATGAGCCGCGACGACCTGCTGGCCACCAACGCCAAGATCATGACCAGCGTGTGCGAGCAGGTGAAAGCCACCAGCCCCGACGCCGTGGTAATCGTGGTCAGCAACCCTCTGGACGCCATGGTCCAGCAGGCGCAGAAGGTCACCGGCTTCCCCCACCAGCGGGTCATCGGTCAGGCGGGCGTGCTCGACACGGCCCGCTACCGCACGTTCCTCGCCATGGAGCTGGGCGTCAGCGTGGAGGACATCTCGGCCCTTTTGATGGGCGGCCACGGCGACACCATGGTGCCGATGCCCAGCTGCACCTCGGTCGGCGGCATCCCGGTCACGCAGCTGATCGACCCGAAGCGGCTAGACGAGATCGTCGACCGCGCCCGCAAGGGCGGCGCCGAGATCGTTGGACTCTTGAAGACCGGCAGCGCCTACTACGCCCCGGCCGGCGCCACCGCCCAGATGGTCGAGGCCATCATCCGCGACAAGAAGCGGCTCATCCCCTGCGCCGCCTACTGCGACAAGGAGTACGGTGTCGGCGGCTTCTACGTCGGGGTGCCGGTAGTCTTGGGCACTGGCGGGGTTGAGAAGATTGTCGAGCTCGAACTCACCGACACCGAGAAGGCCGCTTTCCAGAAGAGCGTCGACGCGGTCAAAGAGCTCGTCGAAACGATGGCCACCCTCGTGTAG
- a CDS encoding glycosyltransferase family protein — translation MATIFYSVMGEGRGHAARARSMVERLRSRHRLVLYSSFDALEFLRGAYQHDPDVEVRETEGIKFHYSEGKLDLLKTISSGLTTWWNMRSTVNRLVKDFHRDTPDLVVCDFEPTLARAAHKCKVPVLSLDHQHFMIAYDLSSLPLELQRWAWAMGWSVWAFGIEQQRTVISAFYKPPLLPAWSDATQVGPLLRPAVAQREPEQGQHVLSYLRRATPPRVLEDLKAVPTEVRVYGLGERPPDGNLRFLPVSETSFLDNLAGCDCVIAAAGNQLLGEALHFGKPVLALPERKHHEQRINACFLKQLGGGDWRLLEEVNREDLLAFWAERDAYRQNLAQADANYDGTADAAQAIENMLAEYRVDEG, via the coding sequence GTGGCCACCATCTTCTACAGCGTGATGGGCGAAGGCCGCGGGCACGCGGCCCGCGCGCGGTCGATGGTCGAACGCCTCCGCTCGCGCCACCGGCTGGTGCTGTACAGCTCATTCGACGCGCTGGAGTTCCTCCGCGGCGCCTACCAGCACGACCCCGACGTCGAGGTCCGCGAGACCGAGGGCATCAAGTTCCACTACTCGGAGGGCAAGCTCGACCTGCTGAAGACCATCTCCAGCGGGCTGACCACATGGTGGAACATGCGGTCCACGGTCAACCGACTGGTCAAGGACTTCCACCGCGACACTCCCGACCTGGTGGTCTGCGACTTCGAGCCGACGCTGGCCCGCGCGGCGCACAAGTGCAAGGTCCCTGTGCTGAGCCTCGACCACCAGCACTTCATGATCGCCTACGACCTGAGCTCATTGCCGCTGGAGCTGCAGCGCTGGGCCTGGGCGATGGGCTGGTCGGTCTGGGCGTTCGGCATCGAGCAGCAGCGGACGGTCATCTCCGCGTTCTACAAGCCGCCACTCCTGCCCGCCTGGTCGGACGCCACGCAGGTCGGGCCGCTGCTGCGTCCGGCGGTCGCCCAACGCGAGCCTGAACAGGGCCAGCACGTGCTGTCCTACCTGCGTCGCGCAACGCCGCCTCGCGTGCTGGAGGACCTGAAGGCCGTGCCGACCGAGGTCCGCGTGTACGGCCTGGGCGAACGCCCGCCCGACGGCAACCTCCGCTTCCTGCCGGTCAGCGAGACCAGCTTCCTCGACAACCTGGCGGGCTGCGACTGCGTGATCGCCGCGGCCGGCAACCAGCTGCTGGGCGAGGCGCTCCACTTCGGCAAGCCGGTGCTCGCGCTGCCCGAGCGCAAGCACCACGAGCAGCGGATCAACGCCTGCTTCCTCAAGCAGCTCGGCGGCGGCGACTGGCGGCTGCTCGAAGAAGTCAACCGCGAGGACCTGCTCGCCTTCTGGGCCGAGCGCGACGCCTACCGGCAGAACCTCGCCCAGGCCGACGCCAACTACGACGGCACCGCCGACGCCGCCCAGGCGATCGAGAACATGCTGGCGGAGTATCGGGTGGATGAGGGCTAG
- a CDS encoding dihydroorotase, producing the protein MDARNVKTLIKNAQVVLPDEVAQVDVVIEGARIADIAPAAQLAVDETIDAAGLHLLPGVIDDQVHFREPGLTHKEDLEHASRACAKGGVTTFLEMPNTNPNTITVDRLHEKLELASGKCRVNYGFYIGATPDNVAELQAAERTPGIKIFIGSSTGNLLVDEQAALERIFAETTLPATAHCEDETTVRANAEKYAGTSDVADHSRIRDHRAALIATKRAIDLAKRHNHRFHVLHVSTGDETDLLADHGGLITGEACPHHLFFNTGDYERLGTLVQMNPSLKTAEDNERIWQALLDGRLQMIATDHAPHQLKEKQQPYPQSPSGLPAVENSLALLLNQVNQGRCSLQQVAHWMCDAPARVWDIVGKGRIATGYDADLVLVDLNKTAVILNEDQLTKCGWSPWDGESLTGWPVRTWVMGQQVFCDGKVDDSVRGREATYDHSRGGYWAG; encoded by the coding sequence ATGGACGCCCGCAACGTGAAGACCCTCATCAAGAACGCCCAGGTCGTCCTGCCCGACGAGGTCGCGCAGGTGGATGTCGTGATTGAGGGCGCGCGGATCGCCGACATCGCGCCCGCCGCGCAGCTGGCGGTCGACGAGACCATCGACGCCGCCGGCCTGCATCTGTTGCCGGGCGTGATCGACGACCAGGTGCACTTCCGCGAGCCGGGGCTGACCCACAAGGAGGACCTGGAGCACGCCAGCCGGGCGTGCGCCAAAGGCGGCGTCACCACGTTCCTGGAGATGCCGAACACCAACCCGAACACCATCACGGTCGACCGGCTGCACGAGAAGCTCGAGCTCGCCAGCGGCAAGTGCCGCGTCAACTACGGCTTCTACATCGGCGCCACGCCGGACAATGTCGCGGAGTTGCAGGCCGCCGAGCGGACGCCGGGGATCAAGATCTTTATCGGTTCCAGCACCGGCAACCTGCTGGTCGACGAGCAGGCGGCGCTCGAGCGGATCTTCGCCGAGACCACCCTGCCGGCCACCGCGCACTGCGAGGACGAGACCACCGTCCGCGCCAATGCCGAGAAGTACGCCGGCACGTCCGACGTCGCGGACCACTCACGGATCCGCGACCACCGCGCCGCGCTGATCGCAACCAAGCGGGCGATTGACCTCGCCAAGCGTCACAACCACCGCTTCCACGTGCTGCACGTGTCCACCGGCGACGAGACCGACCTGCTGGCCGACCACGGCGGCCTGATCACCGGCGAGGCCTGCCCCCACCACCTGTTCTTCAACACCGGCGACTACGAGCGGCTCGGCACGCTGGTGCAGATGAACCCCTCGCTCAAGACCGCCGAGGACAACGAGCGGATCTGGCAGGCGCTCCTCGACGGCCGGCTGCAGATGATCGCCACCGACCACGCCCCGCACCAACTCAAAGAAAAACAACAGCCCTACCCGCAGTCGCCGTCGGGCCTGCCGGCGGTCGAGAACTCGCTGGCGCTGTTGCTCAACCAGGTCAACCAGGGCCGGTGCAGCCTGCAGCAGGTCGCCCACTGGATGTGCGACGCGCCGGCCCGCGTGTGGGACATCGTCGGCAAGGGCCGGATCGCCACCGGCTACGACGCCGACCTGGTGCTGGTCGACCTCAACAAGACCGCAGTCATCCTTAACGAGGACCAGCTCACCAAGTGCGGCTGGAGCCCCTGGGACGGCGAGTCGCTGACCGGCTGGCCGGTCCGCACCTGGGTAATGGGGCAACAGGTGTTCTGCGACGGGAAAGTAGATGACTCGGTCCGCGGCCGCGAGGCGACCTACGACCACTCGCGGGGCGGCTACTGGGCCGGGTAA
- the miaE gene encoding tRNA-(ms[2]io[6]A)-hydroxylase, which produces MLHLKSETDERWLRQVDESLELILIDHAHCEKKAAGTALNLIFAYVENQNLCREMTEIVNEELEHFHMVVELLEKRGTPLRRLKPSAYGRKLNDLVRKQEPQRAVDRLLVAGLIEARSCERFQALAKRVREPELAEFYQSLFESEARHHTTYTRLAKDFAPDAEVMARLDELAGIEAQILAEGESAPRMHS; this is translated from the coding sequence ATGCTGCACCTCAAATCCGAGACCGACGAACGCTGGCTCCGCCAGGTGGACGAGTCGCTCGAGCTGATCCTGATCGACCACGCGCACTGCGAGAAGAAGGCGGCCGGCACGGCGCTCAACCTGATCTTCGCCTACGTGGAGAACCAGAACCTCTGCCGCGAGATGACCGAGATCGTCAACGAGGAGCTCGAGCACTTCCACATGGTGGTCGAGCTGCTGGAGAAACGCGGCACGCCGCTGCGGCGGCTCAAGCCGAGCGCGTACGGACGCAAGCTGAACGACCTGGTCCGCAAGCAGGAGCCCCAGCGGGCGGTCGACCGCCTGCTGGTGGCGGGGCTGATCGAGGCCCGCAGCTGCGAGCGGTTCCAGGCCCTCGCCAAGCGGGTGCGGGAGCCTGAACTGGCGGAGTTCTACCAGAGCCTGTTCGAGTCGGAGGCCCGGCACCACACGACCTACACCCGCCTGGCCAAAGACTTTGCGCCCGATGCGGAAGTGATGGCCCGACTGGACGAATTGGCCGGGATCGAGGCCCAAATCTTGGCCGAGGGGGAATCGGCCCCAAGAATGCACAGCTGA
- the flhA gene encoding flagellar biosynthesis protein FlhA, translated as MASGAAADQGWLRRAQDLILPVAIIASVLVIMAPLPPALMDVLLAANITVSVIVLLTTIYVRTPLEFSIFPSLLLATTLARLVLNVATTRLILTGAPRLKEHAAGDVIMAFSDFVAGGDRIVVGLIIFSIIIIIQFVVITKGATRISEVAARFALDGMPGKQMAIDADLNAGIIDERQAKARREEITEQADFFGAMDGASKFVRGDAVAGIIITVVNVLGGLIIGVAQEGMSLAEAGSLFTRLTIGDGLVSQVPAFLISLAAALLVTRSSQKSNLPQEFLGQLFSRPQALMVTGAFLGVLIFTPMPRIPVAALGLSCLGLAHVLSRKTVEVDKAKEQAEAKEAAAPKEERVEDYLAVDPMELELGVGLIRLADPNRGGDLLDRVQRVRQNVAADIGVIMPKVRIRDNMRLEQNQYRIKIADMPIATDEVEPGSLLAIDSGLTTGQVEGVDTKDPAFGTDAKWISPGRQDEAEMLGWTVVEPGAVLATHLTEICRRHADEILTRDATKHLIDELKATSPTVVDELIPGVMTLAEVQTVLQHLLREQVSIRQLSTILEALGDNGAKTKDPVLLTEFVRHRLARHICTRYRDRENQLHVVAVDPTLEDAIRGGFEHNERGLFIRMAPQQIEGLVESLRGELQKLTVQGHSPIVLVSPQIRAALKQMTESHLPQLVVLSFNEVTRDTNIVTHGLVSSA; from the coding sequence ATGGCCAGTGGCGCCGCAGCGGACCAAGGATGGCTCCGCCGTGCCCAAGACCTGATCCTGCCGGTAGCCATTATCGCCAGCGTGCTGGTGATCATGGCGCCGCTCCCGCCCGCGTTGATGGACGTCCTCCTGGCGGCCAACATCACGGTGTCGGTCATCGTGCTGCTGACGACCATCTACGTCCGCACGCCGCTGGAATTCAGCATCTTCCCGTCGCTGCTGCTCGCGACCACGCTCGCCCGGCTGGTGCTCAACGTCGCGACAACGCGGCTCATACTGACGGGCGCGCCGCGCCTTAAGGAGCACGCGGCCGGCGACGTGATCATGGCGTTCAGCGACTTCGTCGCCGGCGGCGACCGGATTGTGGTGGGCCTGATCATCTTCTCGATCATCATCATCATCCAGTTCGTGGTGATCACCAAAGGCGCCACCCGCATCAGTGAAGTGGCGGCGCGGTTCGCGCTCGACGGCATGCCCGGCAAGCAGATGGCGATCGACGCCGACCTGAACGCCGGCATCATCGACGAGCGGCAGGCCAAGGCCCGCCGAGAGGAGATCACCGAGCAGGCCGACTTCTTCGGCGCCATGGACGGCGCCAGCAAGTTCGTCCGCGGCGACGCCGTGGCCGGCATCATCATCACCGTGGTCAACGTGCTGGGCGGCCTAATCATCGGCGTCGCGCAGGAGGGCATGTCGCTGGCCGAGGCCGGCTCGCTCTTCACGCGTCTGACCATCGGCGACGGCCTGGTGAGCCAGGTGCCGGCGTTCCTGATCTCGCTGGCGGCCGCGCTGCTGGTCACCCGCAGCTCGCAAAAATCTAACCTTCCGCAGGAGTTCCTGGGGCAGCTGTTCTCGCGGCCGCAGGCGTTGATGGTCACCGGCGCGTTCCTCGGCGTGCTGATCTTTACGCCGATGCCCCGCATCCCGGTGGCGGCCCTCGGCCTGTCGTGCCTGGGGCTCGCGCACGTTCTCAGCCGCAAGACGGTCGAGGTCGACAAGGCCAAGGAGCAGGCCGAAGCTAAGGAGGCCGCCGCGCCCAAGGAAGAGCGCGTCGAGGACTACCTGGCGGTCGACCCGATGGAGCTCGAGCTGGGCGTGGGGCTCATCCGACTGGCCGACCCCAACCGCGGCGGCGACCTGCTGGACCGCGTGCAGCGGGTGCGGCAGAACGTGGCCGCCGACATCGGCGTGATCATGCCGAAGGTCCGCATCCGCGACAACATGCGGCTGGAGCAGAACCAGTACCGCATCAAGATCGCCGACATGCCGATCGCCACCGACGAGGTCGAGCCCGGCAGCCTGCTGGCCATCGACTCGGGCCTCACCACCGGCCAGGTCGAGGGCGTCGACACGAAGGACCCGGCCTTCGGCACCGACGCCAAGTGGATCTCGCCCGGCCGCCAGGACGAGGCCGAGATGCTCGGCTGGACCGTGGTCGAGCCCGGCGCGGTGCTCGCTACGCACCTCACCGAGATCTGCCGACGGCACGCCGACGAGATCCTGACCCGCGACGCCACCAAACACCTTATCGACGAGCTCAAAGCAACCTCGCCCACCGTTGTTGACGAGCTGATCCCCGGGGTGATGACCCTGGCGGAAGTGCAGACCGTGCTGCAGCACCTGCTGAGGGAGCAGGTTTCAATCAGGCAGCTCTCGACCATCCTCGAGGCGCTCGGCGACAACGGCGCCAAGACCAAGGACCCGGTGCTGCTGACCGAGTTTGTCCGGCACCGATTGGCGCGGCACATCTGCACCCGGTACCGCGACCGAGAGAACCAGCTGCACGTGGTCGCCGTCGACCCGACACTGGAGGACGCGATCCGCGGCGGCTTCGAGCACAACGAACGCGGGTTGTTCATCCGCATGGCGCCGCAGCAGATCGAGGGGCTGGTGGAGAGCCTCCGCGGCGAGCTGCAGAAGCTAACCGTGCAGGGCCACTCGCCCATCGTGCTGGTGAGCCCGCAGATCCGCGCCGCGCTGAAGCAGATGACCGAGTCGCACCTGCCGCAGCTGGTGGTGCTGAGTTTCAACGAGGTCACACGCGACACGAACATCGTCACCCACGGGCTGGTTTCCAGCGCGTAG
- a CDS encoding class I SAM-dependent methyltransferase, producing the protein MTALSQLKTLYHLTLSPIRGETHQERLDSFYAGQAEDYDEFRKRMLHGRDELFAELPTEPGASWVDMGSGTGMNAERFGDRLQNFGQVTLADLSESLLEVADNRIASRGWRNVRTLHADITRLDVPDDSTDLVTFTYSLTMVPDWFAAVREAYRILKPGGVIGVADFYTGRKFPAEGLKRHSWFTRSLWPVWFALDNVHPSPDHVPYLMSLFETVSIDEDYGKLPWVPIIKPPYYRFVGRKAAG; encoded by the coding sequence ATGACAGCCCTCAGCCAGCTCAAGACCCTGTATCACCTGACTCTCTCGCCCATACGCGGTGAGACCCATCAGGAGCGGCTCGACAGCTTCTACGCCGGCCAGGCCGAGGACTACGACGAGTTCCGCAAGCGGATGCTGCACGGCCGCGACGAGCTCTTCGCCGAGCTCCCCACCGAGCCGGGGGCTTCGTGGGTGGACATGGGGTCGGGCACCGGCATGAACGCCGAGCGTTTCGGCGACCGCCTGCAGAACTTCGGCCAGGTGACCCTGGCCGACCTCTCCGAGTCGCTGCTGGAGGTGGCCGACAATCGGATCGCCTCGCGCGGGTGGCGTAACGTGCGGACCCTGCACGCCGACATCACCCGGCTGGACGTGCCCGACGACTCGACCGACCTGGTCACCTTCACCTACTCGCTGACCATGGTGCCCGACTGGTTCGCCGCCGTCCGCGAGGCCTACCGGATCCTCAAGCCGGGCGGCGTGATCGGCGTGGCCGACTTCTACACGGGCCGCAAATTCCCGGCGGAGGGGCTCAAGCGGCACTCGTGGTTCACGCGTTCGCTGTGGCCGGTCTGGTTCGCCCTGGACAACGTGCACCCCAGCCCCGACCATGTGCCGTACCTGATGTCGCTGTTCGAAACGGTCAGCATCGACGAGGATTACGGCAAGCTCCCGTGGGTGCCCATCATCAAGCCCCCGTACTACCGATTCGTCGGCCGCAAGGCGGCCGGCTAG
- the cobB gene encoding Sir2 family NAD+-dependent deacetylase codes for MHAGCGCSSVCSPAPSSATRRVGRGGSSVRLHRPRNSRRRRRHQPSGTRPKWARMPINPHEFQSIVVLTGAGVSAESGIATFRDSGGLWEQHRVEEVASPAGFRRDPELVHRFYNLRRRQLIAEARPNPAHAALARFQRDFPGELLLVTQNVDHLHEEAGATRVVHMHGELLKQRCTRSGQVSDCREDLSTGSLCRCCQTPAPLRPHIVWFGETPLEMELIDRALASCDLFVAIGTSGHVYPAAGFVDAARAAGAKTVALNLEPSANSHCFDLQELGPASEVVPAFFTPNA; via the coding sequence GTGCACGCAGGCTGTGGCTGCTCAAGCGTCTGTTCCCCTGCGCCGTCCAGCGCTACGCGGCGCGTCGGTCGCGGCGGGAGCTCGGTTCGCCTTCACCGCCCGCGGAATTCGCGGCGTCGACGCCGCCACCAACCGAGCGGGACACGACCCAAGTGGGCTAGGATGCCGATCAACCCTCACGAGTTTCAATCGATTGTCGTGCTGACCGGCGCAGGCGTGTCGGCCGAGTCCGGCATCGCTACGTTCCGCGACAGCGGCGGCTTGTGGGAGCAGCACCGAGTCGAGGAGGTGGCGTCGCCAGCCGGATTCCGCCGTGACCCCGAGTTGGTGCACCGCTTCTACAACCTGCGGCGTCGGCAGTTGATTGCTGAGGCGCGACCCAACCCGGCGCACGCCGCACTGGCTCGGTTCCAGCGCGACTTCCCCGGCGAGCTGCTGCTCGTCACGCAGAACGTCGATCACCTGCACGAGGAGGCCGGCGCGACGCGTGTCGTGCACATGCACGGCGAGCTGCTCAAGCAACGCTGCACGCGGTCGGGCCAGGTGAGCGACTGCCGCGAGGATCTCTCCACCGGGTCGCTCTGCCGATGCTGCCAGACACCGGCCCCGCTGCGTCCGCACATCGTGTGGTTCGGTGAGACGCCGCTCGAGATGGAGCTCATCGACCGCGCGCTGGCAAGCTGCGACTTGTTTGTAGCAATCGGGACCTCCGGCCACGTCTACCCGGCGGCAGGCTTTGTCGACGCCGCCCGAGCAGCGGGCGCCAAGACCGTGGCGCTCAATCTCGAGCCCTCCGCCAACAGCCATTGCTTTGACCTCCAAGAACTAGGCCCCGCGTCCGAAGTCGTGCCGGCCTTCTTCACCCCCAACGCCTGA
- a CDS encoding DUF3419 family protein → MLATHVSRAIFKLCHGNQLVYNTCWEDPRLDRVALELGPGDRLMVITSAGCNALDYALDEPERIDTVDINPRQNALLELKKAGIKNLEHGEFFELFGRGKAADWDRLYNRLRQDLPAEAAKYWDKNGKFFLGAGRRDSFYFRGSAGMFAWGINDLYIDRWVKIRPAIERMLAADTIEEQREVYTKEVKPAFWGPWIKWFLRRDTTLSLLGVPRAQRTQLERHYPGGIVKFIEDQLDHVFGELPLKDNYFWRVYLTGEYTPECCPNYLKEEHFARLKDGLADRVHTHDNSIMDHLLEVGRKYSHFVLLDHMDWMAEHLQDVLQKQWQTMVDCADDGARFLWRGAAVICDFVDPIEVQVNGQTRRLGELLQYNRELADELHVKDRVNTYASFSIATLHKGGAPSSSTPNSNDHSADDDSPQPAQDPVSPDSLAHTR, encoded by the coding sequence ATGCTCGCGACTCACGTCAGCCGCGCAATCTTCAAGCTCTGCCACGGCAACCAACTGGTCTACAACACCTGCTGGGAAGACCCCCGGCTGGACCGCGTCGCGTTGGAGCTCGGCCCCGGCGACCGGCTGATGGTGATCACCTCGGCGGGCTGCAACGCACTGGACTACGCCCTCGACGAGCCGGAGCGGATCGACACGGTCGACATCAACCCGCGTCAGAACGCCCTGTTGGAGCTCAAGAAGGCCGGGATCAAGAACCTGGAGCACGGCGAGTTCTTCGAGCTGTTCGGCCGCGGCAAGGCGGCGGACTGGGACCGCCTGTACAACCGCCTGCGGCAGGACCTGCCGGCCGAGGCGGCGAAGTACTGGGACAAGAATGGCAAGTTCTTCCTCGGCGCCGGGCGGCGTGACAGCTTCTACTTCCGCGGCTCCGCCGGCATGTTCGCGTGGGGCATCAACGACCTTTACATCGACCGCTGGGTGAAGATCCGCCCGGCGATCGAGCGGATGCTGGCCGCCGACACCATCGAGGAGCAGCGGGAGGTCTACACCAAGGAGGTCAAGCCGGCATTCTGGGGGCCCTGGATCAAATGGTTCCTGCGACGCGACACCACGCTCTCGCTGCTGGGCGTGCCCCGCGCGCAGCGGACGCAGCTGGAGCGTCACTACCCCGGCGGCATCGTCAAGTTTATCGAGGACCAGCTGGACCACGTGTTCGGCGAGCTGCCGCTCAAGGACAACTACTTCTGGCGCGTGTACCTAACCGGCGAGTACACGCCCGAGTGCTGCCCCAACTACCTCAAGGAGGAGCACTTCGCCCGCCTGAAGGACGGCCTGGCCGACCGCGTGCACACGCACGACAACTCGATCATGGACCACCTGCTGGAGGTCGGCCGCAAGTACTCGCACTTCGTGCTGCTGGACCACATGGACTGGATGGCCGAGCACCTGCAGGACGTGCTGCAGAAGCAGTGGCAGACCATGGTGGACTGCGCCGACGACGGCGCCCGCTTCCTGTGGCGCGGGGCGGCGGTGATCTGCGACTTCGTCGACCCGATCGAGGTCCAGGTGAACGGCCAGACGCGTCGGCTGGGGGAGCTGCTGCAGTACAACCGCGAGCTGGCCGACGAGCTGCACGTCAAAGACCGCGTCAACACCTACGCCAGCTTCTCCATCGCCACGCTGCACAAGGGCGGCGCGCCCTCGTCCTCAACCCCGAACTCCAACGACCACTCCGCGGACGATGACAGCCCTCAGCCAGCTCAAGACCCTGTATCACCTGACTCTCTCGCCCATACGCGGTGA
- a CDS encoding UDP-2,3-diacylglucosamine diphosphatase yields the protein MSDCQGWNGRVVRTLFVSDVHLGCRHSQAEPFLEMLEQFEPRELYIVGDFIDGWKLKRRWRWLPVYDRILQRLMDLRRRGAQIYYTPGNHDEFLRGFLANFGVVEIKDRFVHRTADGRRFLVMHGDQFDTIEQNAQWLSWTASFAYDVLLSTNWLVNRLRGKKADPYAFCGMVKRRVKRLVRHVSEFEDQLVESARDADCDGIICGHIHAPRIVDVDGLAYCNTGDWVENCSALVEYEDGGFHLLRRDGSVIDELPAVGAARSNPQAAQPAAGAGCEDDEAQPATAALLAGK from the coding sequence ATGTCCGATTGCCAGGGATGGAACGGGCGGGTGGTGCGGACGCTCTTTGTGAGCGATGTTCACCTGGGCTGCCGGCACTCGCAGGCCGAGCCCTTCTTGGAGATGCTCGAGCAGTTCGAGCCCCGCGAGCTGTACATCGTCGGCGACTTCATCGACGGCTGGAAACTCAAGCGCCGGTGGCGGTGGCTGCCGGTCTACGACCGGATCCTGCAGCGGCTGATGGACCTCCGCCGCCGCGGCGCCCAGATCTACTACACGCCCGGCAACCACGACGAGTTCCTCCGCGGCTTCCTCGCCAATTTCGGCGTTGTGGAGATCAAGGACCGTTTTGTCCACCGCACGGCGGACGGGCGGCGGTTCCTGGTGATGCACGGCGACCAGTTCGACACCATCGAGCAGAACGCTCAGTGGCTGTCGTGGACCGCCTCGTTCGCGTACGACGTGCTGCTCTCGACCAACTGGCTGGTCAACCGTCTCCGGGGCAAGAAGGCCGACCCCTACGCCTTCTGCGGCATGGTTAAACGCCGCGTCAAGCGGCTGGTGCGGCACGTCAGCGAGTTCGAGGACCAGCTGGTCGAGTCGGCCCGCGACGCCGACTGCGACGGCATCATCTGCGGGCACATCCACGCCCCGCGGATCGTCGACGTCGATGGCCTGGCGTACTGCAACACGGGCGACTGGGTCGAGAACTGCTCGGCGCTAGTCGAGTACGAGGACGGCGGCTTCCACCTGCTCCGCCGCGACGGCAGCGTCATCGACGAGCTGCCCGCGGTCGGCGCCGCCCGCAGCAACCCGCAGGCCGCGCAACCCGCGGCGGGCGCCGGTTGTGAGGACGACGAGGCCCAGCCGGCCACGGCCGCGCTGCTCGCGGGAAAATAG